Sequence from the Nitrospinaceae bacterium genome:
CAACGGCGCCCTGCGCGAAGCGGTGAAAGCCGCGGCAGGAAAACTCGGGATCGAAGCTTTTTCTCCCAAACCCGTCAATTGCACCGACAACGCCGCCATGATCGCCTGCGCCGGGTATCATCGCTATGTCAATTGCGACCAACCCCAAAACGGCTCTCTGCACCTCGACGCCCGCGCCACTTTACCGCTATAGAAATAGATATAAGGGGTAGGGACAAAAACTTTTCACCGCAAAGGCGCAAAGGACGCAGAGAAAATGCTTAAGGAACAGTGTGAGTTTTGGTTTCTTTGCGATCTTTGCGTCTCTGCGGTTAATTATGAGCGATGTGGCTAGGTCGTAGGCTTAAATCAACTCCAACTTAGAAATTACAATTTTGTTTTCACTATGCGCGTATTAGTCACAGGCGGCGGTGGGTTTCTGGGCAGTCACATAGCCAAAAGACTGCGGGATCGAGGCGACCGGGTTTCCGTTCTCGGGCGCAGGAAATACTCTCATCTTGGAAACGGAATCGAGTCTATCGTTTGCGACATCCGCGACAAACAGGCGGTGGCCGCCGCTCTCAAAGGTTGCGATGCGGTGTTTCACGCCGCGGCGGTTCCCGGTGTTTGGGGGGATTACCAGAAGTATTACAGCATCAACGTCGAAGGCACCCGCAATGTGATCGATGGGTGCCTGAAGCATGCGGTGAAAAAATTGATTTTCACCAGTTCCCCCAGTGTTGTGTTCGGCGATTCCGATCTGGAAAACGTGAACGAAAGCGTGCCTTATCCGCAATCCTACCTCTGCCATTATCCCGAAACCAAGGCCATCGCCGAGCGCCTGGTGGTTGCGGCCAACGGCGTCGATGGTCTGGCCACCGTTTCTTTGCGCCCGCATCTGATCTGGGGGATAGATGATCCGCATCTGGTTCCCAGAGTCCTCGACCGCGCCCAAAAGGGAAACCTGATACGGGTAGGGGATGGGCACAACCTCGTCGATATGATCCACGTGGAAAATGCCGCCGACGCGCATGTCAAGGCTGGCGATGCGTTGATGCCGAAGTCCAGGGTGGCGGGTCAGTGTTATTTTATCAGCGACGGAGAAGCGGTTCTTTTGTGGGACTGGATCGACGAGCTGCTGACGGCTCTTGACCTGCCTGTTGTGGAAAGAACCGTTTCTTATAAAACCGCATGGTTTCTCGGAGCGGTTCTGGAAAGTATCTATGGATTATTGCGAATCCAGCGGGAGCCCATTATGACGCGATTCGTCGCCGCGCAACTGGCGACTTCGCATTATTTCGATATCTCAAAAGCTAAACGGGATTTTGGTTACGCACCGGTGATTTGCCCGCAGGAGGGAATGGAACAGATGATCAAGCACCTTCGCTCGCGGGAGGCTCCCCCAGCATATTGATTTTGTGCGCCATGCTTCCCGCCCCAAAACCGTTGTCGATATTGACCGTGGCCACGCCCTGGGCACAGCTGTTCAGCATGGTGAGAAGCGCCGCCACTCCGTTGAAAGACGCTCCATAGCCCACGCTGGTAGGAACGGCGATGACCGGGTTTTCTATCAGCCCGCCCACAACACTGGCCAAGGCCCCATCCATTCCCGCGACCGCCACCACCACCCGCGCCTCGCGAAAGCGCTCCATATTATGGAGTAACCGGTGTATTCCGGCGACACCGACATCGAAAACTGTTTCCACCCGGCTTCCAAACAATTCCGCCGTGACCGCCGCTTCCTCGGCCACGGGGATGTCAGATGTTCCTGCGGTGACGATCACCACCAACCCCTTGCCTTTAGCCTTTTTCTTTTTGCGGATCACCAGGGTTCGGGAAGATTCGTTGTACTCGGCATTTTTAGGGAGGTGCTTCTTTATGCTTTTGAAAATATCAGGCGCGAGTTTGGTGGCGAGGATATCGCTCTTGGCTTTACCCATTTTCTTGATGATCGTCACCAATTGCTTTTGCGATTTGCCCTCGCAGAAAATCGCTTCCGGCTGGCCGGTTCTCAGATGACGGTGATGGTCGATGTGGGCGAAATCCAGATTTTCAAACGGCAGGGTTTTCAGGATTTCCAGGCTTTCGGCAGGTGTGGTTTTCTGCTGGTAAAGATCGGTCAGAATCCTTTTCAGTTCTTCGCTTTTCATTCCAATCCTCGTACCCCGGAAAATTCGGTGTCGATTTCGACGCTCATCAAATCCTCTACTGCTTTTTGCGGGGGTTTGTCATCATAAAGCACGCGGTAGGTTTCTTCGATGACCGCCGCCTGGATATTGAATTTGTTTTTCAATGCAAACGCCGATTTGACCGTGAGAATGCCCTCAGCCACCATTTTCATGTTTTTGGTGATGTCGCTTAATTTCTGTCCCTGACCCAGTTGGATGCCGACGTTGCGGTTGCGGCTCAGATCCCCCGTGCAGGTCAGGACCAGATCCCCGATCCCGGAAAGCCCGGAAAACGTTTCCGGACGCGCCCCCTGCGCGGTGCCGATGCGGGTGATCTCGACCAGGCCGCGGGTGATCAGGGCGGCTCTCGGGTTGTATCCCAATTTCATTCCGTCGCAGATTCCCGTCGCGATGGCGATGACATTTTTCAACGCTCCGCCAATTTCGACGCCTAAGGAATCGGTGCTGGTGAAGACCTTCATCTTGGGAGTGGAAAATATCTCCTGAACGCGTTCTGCCGTTTCCAGAGTGTCCGCGGCGGCCACCAAAGCGGAGGGAAGCCCTTCGGCGATTTCCTTGGCAAACGTCGGTCCGGAAATAGCGGCGCAAACGTGAGTTCCCTCCAGTTCTTCCTCAAGGATCTGATGAATGGTGCACAGAGTCTCATTCTCGATGCCTTTGCTGGCGTTGATGATGAGGCATCCCGGCTGTAAAAAGGGTTTGATACTCTTGATGGTTTGCCGCATGACGTGAGTGGGCACGACCAAAACAAGGATGGATCTGCCTTCCACCGCTTCTTTCAGGGAACAGGTGGGATGAATATTTTGCGACAAAGGAAACCCCGGCAGGAAAACAGAGTTCTCCCGTTTGCTTTTCATGGTTTCGCAAAGATCTTCCTCATAAACCCAAAGAGGGAAGGAATACCCCTTTTCCGCCAGCAGAAGAGACAGGGCAGTTCCCCAGCTTCCGGCTCCGATGACTCCTAAGTTGTTAAATTTCATGAAGAGATTTCAATATTTTGAATATTCGATTGAATCGGTTCACAGGCATTATATCCAATGGGATGGAAACGCGAAAAGGCTATTTTCCAAAGAAAATCGCGGGGAAAATGTCCCTTGTATGTCGATTTTCTTTATGATTAAATTAAAACGATCTGTTTATAAATAAAAGTTTTCAAACAATTACCAGATCGTCTGAATCACTGCCCTTTAATTCCAAACGACCCACTTCCTGAAACTTATGGCTAAGCGCGTCAAGGTTAGCAGAAAAGAGCTCCTAAAGGAACCCGACCAGTTCCTTTCCACCTCCCAGAAGATAACATTATATACATCTGAGCACCGGACCCGTTTGTTGATCGGAGCCGGAACAATCTTTGCTCTTTTTGTGCTTGTTCTGGGTTTCCGCTACAACCAGCAGGTGAAAAGCCTGAGGATGGAATCGTTGTATTTTGAAATGGTTAAAATTCAAAACGGGAAACCGGAGGAAAGCCAGAAATCGGACGAAGCGAATGCCGACAAGATCCCGGAGATGGAAAAACTGTTGGGTCAGTTCGATGAAGGGCCGCAGCAAGTACGGGGCAGTTTACTGCTTGCGGAAGAATACTTTGAAAATGACCAGTTTGACAAGTCCATCGCCCTTTATTCGGATATTCTGGATCGGTCGAACCCCGCGGATCTTTCCCATCAACTGGCGAAAGTGGGGCTGGGTTATTCCTACGAGGGTAAAAAAGAATATGGCAAAGCGATTGAAACGTACAAGTCCCTTGTGAATCAACCGAATGGATTTCCATTATTCGACGTTTATATCAGCCTGGCAAGATGCTATGAATTGAATAGCGATCAAAAAAATGCGCTCTTAACCTTGCGTGAAATCGAAACCAAGTTTCAAGGTCATCCTCAACTGGAATCCGTAGAAAGGCGAATTGCTAAGTTAACGGATAAGGCCTGAGCCTGCATCACCTTGTTATGGATTATGTTTTTAAAAGAGCGTAAAAAGTTATTTCCGCTTTTTATCATAGTTTCCCTTCTCATGGGATTCATTCTCCTTGCCCCGCCTTTAGGATTTTCCATCCCCTTTATTTCTGAAGAAACCGAAGTGTCCATGGGAAAGGGCGCCGACAAACAGGTTGTCCAGCAATATGGGATCTATCAGGATAAATCCCTGCAACTTTATGTGAACGCTGTCGGGCAAAAACTGGTTTCCAATCTTTCCGATAAAATATTTCGCCATTATTTTTTCAAATTGGTCGACAGTCCTGAGATCAATGCCTTTGCCCTTCCGGGGGGTTATATCTATGTGACCCGCGGATTAATGGCCATGCTGAACAGTGAGGCCGAATTGGCGGGCGTGTTGGGCCATGAGATTGCGCATGTGACCCTTCATCACGGAGCTAAGATGATGGTCCGTTCCATCGGCGCGCAAATTTTAAGTCTTGGCGGGGCCATTGCCAGCCCCAAAAATGCCGGTCAATGGCTGGTGGTGAGCACCGCCATGTTTCAGCAGATCAACCTGGGTTATGGAAGAGAAGCGGAGCTCGAGTCGGATGCGCAGGGAATGTTGACTGCGACGAATTCAGGATATGAACCGGTCGGAATCGTGAAATTCCTCAAGAACCTCAGAAGGCAGGAGATCATGACCGGACAATCGTATCACAGTTTCCAGGCCAGCCATCCCGACACGAAAGACCGGGTGATCAAAGCGGATCTCATGGCTTCATCGGTAAAACGCGGAAAAAAGAATCTGCAGTTCAACCGCGAGGTTTATCTTTTAAAGATCAAAGGGCTGAAGTACGGCGGAACATATCCTGGAAGAACCAGAACAAGAGCTGAAAAACCTCAGTACATAGACATCTACGAAGCGCAACCGGGGGATACGTTTCAAAGCATTGCGGAAAAGGAACTGGGGGACAAACAGTTGGACCTCGACATCTCGGTTCTCAATGGAAGAAAGGAAAGTTCTCAACCCGTTCCCGGAGAATTGATCAAATTAATCCGTGACGGGACTTACCCTGGAAACCGGGCGTTAAAATTGCAAACGAAAATTCCTTGACTTTTTTATGGGAAAGGTTATTACTTTAAAAAAAACGCATACTGTTCACCTTAAAGAAGGCGGAGAAGTTTGCAACAGGCTGTCACGCGGCACGAGGGTTTGCCCGGTAAAGGAAAGCGGGGAGTGGGTAAAGGTCACATGGAGAAATGGAAAAAAGAAGGGATGGATACATCACCTTCCAGACACCAACAAAATCGTTAAAGAAGAACAGGTTATTTAATAAGCGCAGGCGAATTTAAATTTAACTTAAAAACTTAATCGATAGTTGGGGGCCATGGGCGATCACAATTTGGAAAATCTTGACGATGAAGAACTGTTGAGCTTGTACGACGAGACCGAGAAGTTATTGCGGTCCAACGCCGAGCATGAGGACCCGCCCGCGCAGAAAAAAGCCGAGGTTCTCAAAAGAAAGCTTTCCTCGTTAGAACAGGAAATGAAACTGAGAAGTCTTTGGGAAAGTGAACAGGGGTGATTCTCGCTAAACGAACCGGGTGAAGGAAAACATTTCCCGTTACAGCCCCAGTTTGTTCAGTTCCTGCTCGTAATGCTTGTGATACATGACCTCCCATTCGGGGCTGCCTTCCCGCAGAGTTTTACTGTAGGAGGTGATCGTCTTTCTCGCCAGTTCGTCGGCTTTGTCATCTAGCATCAACATGTCCGTGATGACCCGGGTGATTTCAAGGCGGACGTCGTTGAGGTCGACCTTGTAATCGATCTCATCCCTTTTTTTAAAATCCCGTACGATGAGACTGCTGATATGATTTATTTTGTCTCTGCTTATTTTCATTACGCCTTCAATCCATTCATAAAATAAGGCCGCGTTCTCTCACCAGTTTCGACTTGACCATTTGGAAGACCCGGCCAAAATCCATCATGCCCCGCTCATATTCTTCCGTGCGGGACTCCAGAAGCATTTTAACTTCCTCATTCAATCGGTCTTCGACCATAAGATCATCGACGATGATTCCGGAGACGATGGCCTCCAGCTTTTCAGGCCGCTCATCCCAGATGATCAAATCTTTTTCGATGAGGGACTTGACGATTACTTTTGATATTTTTTCGACCAGCTCTTTTGATATTCTCATTATCTTATTGAAATAGTAGTTTTTTCAGAAAGGTCTGTTCATCCATCTCATCCGATCAATGGCAAAGCGGGAGACGGGGCTCGAACCCGCGACATTCAGCTTGGGAAGCTGACACTCTACCAACTGAGCTACTCCCGCAGGTATTGAAGTTCCATTTGGTTGTGTTTAGCTTTCTATTTCCCCCAGAATTAAAATTAAATTATCCCCGGTGGTCTGGATATCCAGTATTTTAATTTTTTGCTGGTGAATCTCAGCGATCGCCCTGTTGGTCATTTTTTCAATGGCCTCGGCATTTTCCTCCACGATATTCAATACTTTCACACCGGTAATTTTGTGAGATTCTAAACCCATTGACACCTCAAAGCGCCGTTGCTAACCGGCAATGCTAAAACTCCCGGATTGCCATTAAAAATTAAGCAAATAAGGGTTTTTTGAGCCATCTATAAAATATGCCGGTCATTATCCAATATTTTCCGTGAGTTATCAATTAATATTCTAATTACCGGGTTTGCCGAAAGCGATCGGTCCGTACGTTGAATTTGGAGTGAGCCTCCAGGACAGAAGACCCGTCTAGCAAGAGGATCACCCGCTTCCGGTTTTTTTAGATCACGGCATGGGCAGACGGTGAATTCTCTGCGCGGCTATCGTTTTTTTCCGGAAGGGTCAGCGGAACCCATTGAATTTGGGGTTGAAAGCCTGACTAAAATTGTATAATGATTATTGTATTTCCTGATTTTATTACGTATTATGTTTTGCAATAACATCCATACATTGCAGAAGTGAAGTGAGTTTTGCCTGGGGGCGAGCCCCCTTTTTTTAATAGGAAATAACGTGGTCAGACCGGTTAACTTTACAGAAAAGATACCCATCAGCCATCATTTGATTGAGTTGAAGGACCGATTCATTCTCGTGGCGATTGTGGTCGCATTTTTCTTTGGCCTCTGTTTTTATTTCATCGATTTTTTACTGCTTTGGCTGGAAGATCCCCTCCCCAGCCAATACGCGGATCTCACCTTCATCACTCCAACGGAGCCCTTTTTCACCGCTATGAAGGTCTCTCTCATGGGGTCCCTGTTCATTTCCATGCCGGTGATTCTGTATCACCTCTGGGGGTTCATCGCACCTGGCTTAAAGGTGAAGGAAAAAAAGATCACCGCCATGTTCGTCGGTTGCGGGACATTCTTCTTTTTGATGGGCGGGCTCTTCTGCTATTTCCTGGTTTTGCCGCTGGGGCTGAAGTTTTTGCTGACCTACGGCACCAACTGGTGGAAGATGCAGGTGACCATCGGGTTTTATTTTTCGTTTGTTGTTAAACTGATCCTGGCGTTTGCTTTTGCCTTTCAGACCCCACTGTTGATGGTGTTGATGACCAAGTTTGGCGTGGCCAACACCGTGAAAATGAGAATGTACCGCAAGTGGGCGTTCCTCGGCACCTTCGGAATCGCCGCCGTTCTGACGCCTCCGGACATCATCACTCAGGTTCTGCTGGCATTTCCCTTATACGCCCTTTATGAATTCGGGGTTGTGGTCTCCTATTTCTTTGAAGACCCGAAAAACCGGGAAAGAGTGCGTCGGGACCTTGCCGACCAGGCGGCGGCAAAACAGGCCGCGAGCCAGGCGAAACAGCAACCGGCGGAAACTGGAAAGACCAGGAAAAAAGTGGTTCGCAGGGTGGTCCGCAGGGTTAAAAAAGAATAAAAGAAATCCCAGCCGCCCAATCAGATTTATCCCAGCTTGTTTTGTCTTGCCAGTTCTTCTCTAATTAAAATAGAAATACCATCACAGTCGTCAACCGCGGATAAACATACACGACCAACAACCCTGCCAGAGAGCACCCCGCGTGAAACAGGATGGACGCGTACAACGTTCCCGTGAGTTGAAACAAAAAAGCCGCGATCAGTCCTAAGGTAAACAGCCCCAGGTTTAGCTGAAAATGCCCCAAAGCAAAAATGAGCGCGGTGATATAGACCGCCAGAATGGGATTGAACTTACTGCGCAGGTTTTGAAAGACCAGGCCTGTAAAAAAAAACTGTTTCAGTAAGGGAAAAAGTAAAACCTGCCCGAACAAATTCAAGGGATGAGGAAATCCCGCTTTCCCGCTTTCCCGTTGCTTGACACCTTCCGAAAACAATTCCTGCCCGCTCAGGCCGGAAACTGAAATGAGACCGTCCAAAAGGGGCAGGGCGGCAACGATCAACCCTCCACAAACAATGCCGATAGTTAAATGACCGCCGATATGCTGTCTTGAAAACCCCATTTGGTTGAGCGGGATCCTTTTGACGGCCAGTGCGAATACAAAAATCCCTGCGAAAAAAAGGGGATGTCCATATTCCGCAACCCAGGGGCGGCCTCGAAAGTAAAACTGAATCACAAGTAAAAGAGCGAAGAAAAACAGCAACGCGACCAGGGTCCCGGCGTTGAATTTCCAGAATTCCTGCGATTCGACCTTTTTGATTTTGAATGGGAATCCCAAAGAGTGGCGATCCTCTAATAGTGAACTGGATTACTCAGGAGTGGCAAGAGAAGGTTGCGTCGCGCCCGATATGGGATCGACAGGATTGACCGGAGTGGAATTTCCGCTGAAGTGGGCTTGCGCTTTCTTTTTGTCTTCCGGGCTGGTGGCCCGCGTGTCAAAGCCGCTGATGTGCGTCCAGAGCGATTGGTCTTGCGACTCGTTGTGAAAAGTTTCCTGAGTGGTCGAAATTTCGTCTTTCAAAAGAGCGGCGTTGAAATAAAAGCCGCCAAAAATTAAAGCGGAAAGGATGCACGATTCAATGAAAACGTTTTTCCACATGTGATATTTCACCACAGATTCATGCCCCGAAGGGATATGTGATATTCCACCACAGATTCATGCCCCTGTTATATCCCCACATTAGCTTAATGCCCCGCAGGGGTAGAAGGGGTATGTGATATTTCACCACAGATTCATGCCCCTGTTATGCTCCCTCATCGGCTTATGTTAAGGGGCATGGTGTTCTGATTTTAGAAGGCGTGTATAATCCGGGTATTGTAATTCTATTGCAGCCGCCGATCAATCCATTAACTCAAAAGACTCATGTTTGACCGGTTATTTCCATAAAAACCATAAGGTTATGAAGTTGACAAAATATAGCTCTTTATTTACTATCTCGAAAAGCACTACAATGATGCTAGAGGCTTCATTTCGTTATTGTAATTTTAATCCGATCGCTCCTTTAAAGCCATTCAAAAATCCCGAATAGTTTTTTTGGCCAGAAAACTTTTTGGGAGAACACACGCAACAATCATCGTTGAGATTTGCAAAATGGAAAAAATAGCCATTGCCTCAGACCATGCGGGATTTGAGCTTAAAGAAAGCATCGCCGCCTATCTGCATCAAAAAGGAGTGCAGTTTGAGGATTTTGGTCCTGTCAATTCGGACCGTGTGGATTATCCCGATTATGGGACCCAGGTGGCCCAGGCCATCCTCGAAAATAAAGTGGACCGCGGGATCGTGATCTGCGGAACCGGAGTGGGCATGTCGATTGTGGTGAATCGGTTTCCGGGAATCCGCGGAACCTTATGCTCGGATCTGTACACTGCAAAAATGTGCCGTGAGCACAACGATTCCAACATACTCATCATGGGCGGGCGCGTCATCGGAAAGGGCCTGGCTCAGGAAATCGTGACCACCTGGCTGGAAACCCGATTCGAAGGGGGCCGTCATCAGAAACGCCTCGATAAAATTGAAGAAATTGATAAAACGTTAACGGATAGAGCAATAAACCCATAAAGGAGAACCCTAAATTGTCGCTTGCCGATTTTGATCCAGACATTGCCAACGCTATTAAAAATGAGGGCGACCGGGAAAACCATACCCTGGAAATGATCGCCTCGGAAAACTTCGTCAGCCCCCAGGTGATGGAAGCCCAGGGGTCCGTCATGACCAACAAATACGCTGAAGGCTACCCCGGAAAACGTTATTACGGAGGTTGTGAATTTGTCGACGTTGCCGAAAGCCTGGCCATCGAGCGGGCCAAAAAAATATTTGGCGCAGAGCACGTTAATGTCCAGCCGCATTCCGGGTCGCAGGCCAACATGGCCGTGTACCATGTCGCCGTGAATCCAGGTGACACCATCCTGGGGATGAATCTTTCCCACGGCGGGCATCTGACGCACGGCAGTCCCGTGAACTTTTCCGGATACACTTATAACGTCGTTCCCTACGGAGTGAACAAAGACACGGAATTGATCGACTATGAAGAAGTCGCCAAGCTCGCCCGCGAGCACAAACCGAAACTGATCATCGTCGGCGCCAGCGCCTATCCGCGCGTGATCGACGCCGTCAAATTCCGCGAAATCGCCGATGAGGTCGGCGCCAAAATCATGACCGACATCGCCCATCCGGCGGGACTTGTCGCCACGGGGCTCTACCCATCGCCCGTTCCCCACTCGGAGTTTGTGACCACCACGACCCACAAAACCCTTCGCGGACCGCGTGGCGGCATGATCCTCTGTAAAGAGGAATTTGCCAAAGAAGTTAACAAGAAAATATTTCCCGGAATTCAGGGCGGACCCCTCATGCACGTCATCGCCGCCAAGGCGGTGGCTTTCAAGGAAGCCTTGAGCGACGATTTCGCCACCTACCAAAAACAGGTGGTGGCCAATGCCAGGTTCCTTGCCGGTCATCTATCCAAAAACGGATTCAAAATCGTCAGCGGCGGAACCGACACCCATCTGCTCCTGGTCGATCTGCGTCCGCAGGACATCACCGGCAAAGACGCCGAGGAAGCCCTGGAGCTGGCGGGAATCACCGTGAACAAAAACACCGTCCCCTTTGAGACACGCAGTCCCTTTGTCACCTCCGGCATCCGTATCGGTACTCCGGCTCTCACCACCCGGGGCATGAAGGAAAAAGAAATGGAGACCATCGGCAACATGATCATCGAAACCCTGGGGCGCGTCGACGACAAAGGACTCCACGCAAAAACCCTGCAAAAGGTTCGCGATCTGTGCGAGCAATTTCCCCTGAATTACGAACTGACCGGGAAATATTAAACACCGATGAAATGTCCTGCCTGCTCTAACATGGAAAACAAAGTGATCGACTCCCGTATGAACAAGGAGGGCGATATCATCCGCCGCAGGCGGGAATGTCTCAGTTGCGCGGACCGGTTCACCACCTACGAGCGGCTGGAAAAATCCCTGCCGTTTATCGTTAAAAAAGATGGCCGGCGCGAAGAGTTCAATCGGGAAAAGATCCTCGACGGCGTTAAAAAGGCCTGCCAGAAGCGGCCCATCAGCATCGAGAATATCGAAGCCCTGGTGGACCGCGTGGAGCAGTATTTTCAGGATCTGGGTGAGAAAGAAATCTCCGCCGTCGCCATCGGCGAAAAAGTCGTCAAGGAGCTTTACCATCTCGACGATGTCGCCTACGTGCGATTCGCCTCCGTGTACCGCTCCTTCAAGGACGTGAACGAATTCATGGTCGAACTCAAGGAAGTTTTACGCGACAAACAGGGCGCCAAAGAACCCGACCGGGTTCAGTAATCTCCGCAAAATCAACCACTCTCCCCATCTCTTCTTCAGGTTAGACAAATATAGATAAAACCTTTATAATCAATAGATTATGAAGATATTATCTATCCGAAATATCCCTTCCTCTCATGGTCGGGAGAACGTCTTTAAGAACTCCTCTTTTAACAGCCTTCTCTTTACCTTCGTCACTTTTTTCTCGGCGCTCGGCTGTTTCTTATTGGCCCACGAAGGCGGTTATTACGGTCACGGATGGAGCTTTCCGTCCGGTTTGTTGTATTGGATCGGGGGGGTTGTGGGAATCATGGCGATGATCGGTGCGTTTCATTACCGCGCCCGGTTGCGTCCCTCCAACTGGCTGGTGCGATTGCGGCCCGACCAGATGCTGGTCAAATTCCGCTCGCATCTGAACGACCATTTCAATGAGGAAGACCCGGTCGTCGCGGCCATCCCGTTTGCTGAAATCGCATGGGTGCGCAAAACCAGGGAAAGGTTGATGACACCTTCCAGCTCCGACACCCACACCACACAGGTGAGCTGGCACACCTACCTGGATGTCAAACTGAACAGCCCAGAAACCGAAGAGCTGAAGGAAACGTTAACGACAGAAAGAAACCGTCCTGCCCCAAAGTCCCGGGAGGATGAGTTGAAGCATCAATTGTTTCAGGCCCGGAAACAGAAAGTATCAGAGGCTGAAATTTCCGTCATTAAAGAATCCCTGAAAACCGAACGCGCCCGGAAAAAGCCAAAAATGCGCGGATCGGGAACCAGGCATCATCATTATCCCGTGCGAATGGCGGACTCCGAAATCCTGCGCGTGGAATGGGGAGGAGTTAAACCAAAGATCAAATCTATCCTCAAAATGCTAAACGGCAAGGTGCACGTCGAACCCGAGCTATACCTCAAAACCGACCATACTTTAACGCCAGCAGAAAACGATATGGACAGCCGCATTCTGGATCTGGCGGAAAGAGGCAAGATCATGGACGCGATTTCAATGGTCCGTCAGCAATACGGGTTTTCACTCACCCGTTCTAAAGAGTTCGTCGAAGAGCTAAAGAAGAGTTGACCTGTTCCATCCCAATTTAATTCTTTTATACTGTCACCTTTGATAAATTAAACTCCTTCAATTACTAATTCCTTGAGCATTTCCAATTCATCATCTTTCCATTTCCCTGACCAATCAATCTTGAAAATTCTAGTTTTTTTATTGGAGTTGGCACTATATACCGCCAGTTCAATTTTGTATTTTCCCGGGACCAAATAATCCGGTTGAGAGAAAGGCGCTTCTATTATTTCAA
This genomic interval carries:
- a CDS encoding 3-beta hydroxysteroid dehydrogenase; protein product: MRVLVTGGGGFLGSHIAKRLRDRGDRVSVLGRRKYSHLGNGIESIVCDIRDKQAVAAALKGCDAVFHAAAVPGVWGDYQKYYSINVEGTRNVIDGCLKHAVKKLIFTSSPSVVFGDSDLENVNESVPYPQSYLCHYPETKAIAERLVVAANGVDGLATVSLRPHLIWGIDDPHLVPRVLDRAQKGNLIRVGDGHNLVDMIHVENAADAHVKAGDALMPKSRVAGQCYFISDGEAVLLWDWIDELLTALDLPVVERTVSYKTAWFLGAVLESIYGLLRIQREPIMTRFVAAQLATSHYFDISKAKRDFGYAPVICPQEGMEQMIKHLRSREAPPAY
- a CDS encoding 1-(5-phosphoribosyl)-5-amino-4-imidazole-carboxyl ate carboxylase, which encodes MKSEELKRILTDLYQQKTTPAESLEILKTLPFENLDFAHIDHHRHLRTGQPEAIFCEGKSQKQLVTIIKKMGKAKSDILATKLAPDIFKSIKKHLPKNAEYNESSRTLVIRKKKKAKGKGLVVIVTAGTSDIPVAEEAAVTAELFGSRVETVFDVGVAGIHRLLHNMERFREARVVVAVAGMDGALASVVGGLIENPVIAVPTSVGYGASFNGVAALLTMLNSCAQGVATVNIDNGFGAGSMAHKINMLGEPPASEGA
- the gpsA gene encoding glycerol-3-phosphate dehydrogenase [NAD(P)+], whose product is MKFNNLGVIGAGSWGTALSLLLAEKGYSFPLWVYEEDLCETMKSKRENSVFLPGFPLSQNIHPTCSLKEAVEGRSILVLVVPTHVMRQTIKSIKPFLQPGCLIINASKGIENETLCTIHQILEEELEGTHVCAAISGPTFAKEIAEGLPSALVAAADTLETAERVQEIFSTPKMKVFTSTDSLGVEIGGALKNVIAIATGICDGMKLGYNPRAALITRGLVEITRIGTAQGARPETFSGLSGIGDLVLTCTGDLSRNRNVGIQLGQGQKLSDITKNMKMVAEGILTVKSAFALKNKFNIQAAVIEETYRVLYDDKPPQKAVEDLMSVEIDTEFSGVRGLE
- the tatC gene encoding Sec-independent protein translocase protein TatC; translated protein: MVRPVNFTEKIPISHHLIELKDRFILVAIVVAFFFGLCFYFIDFLLLWLEDPLPSQYADLTFITPTEPFFTAMKVSLMGSLFISMPVILYHLWGFIAPGLKVKEKKITAMFVGCGTFFFLMGGLFCYFLVLPLGLKFLLTYGTNWWKMQVTIGFYFSFVVKLILAFAFAFQTPLLMVLMTKFGVANTVKMRMYRKWAFLGTFGIAAVLTPPDIITQVLLAFPLYALYEFGVVVSYFFEDPKNRERVRRDLADQAAAKQAASQAKQQPAETGKTRKKVVRRVVRRVKKE
- the rpiB gene encoding ribose 5-phosphate isomerase B, giving the protein MEKIAIASDHAGFELKESIAAYLHQKGVQFEDFGPVNSDRVDYPDYGTQVAQAILENKVDRGIVICGTGVGMSIVVNRFPGIRGTLCSDLYTAKMCREHNDSNILIMGGRVIGKGLAQEIVTTWLETRFEGGRHQKRLDKIEEIDKTLTDRAINP
- the glyA gene encoding serine hydroxymethyltransferase encodes the protein MSLADFDPDIANAIKNEGDRENHTLEMIASENFVSPQVMEAQGSVMTNKYAEGYPGKRYYGGCEFVDVAESLAIERAKKIFGAEHVNVQPHSGSQANMAVYHVAVNPGDTILGMNLSHGGHLTHGSPVNFSGYTYNVVPYGVNKDTELIDYEEVAKLAREHKPKLIIVGASAYPRVIDAVKFREIADEVGAKIMTDIAHPAGLVATGLYPSPVPHSEFVTTTTHKTLRGPRGGMILCKEEFAKEVNKKIFPGIQGGPLMHVIAAKAVAFKEALSDDFATYQKQVVANARFLAGHLSKNGFKIVSGGTDTHLLLVDLRPQDITGKDAEEALELAGITVNKNTVPFETRSPFVTSGIRIGTPALTTRGMKEKEMETIGNMIIETLGRVDDKGLHAKTLQKVRDLCEQFPLNYELTGKY
- the nrdR gene encoding transcriptional repressor NrdR; translation: MENKVIDSRMNKEGDIIRRRRECLSCADRFTTYERLEKSLPFIVKKDGRREEFNREKILDGVKKACQKRPISIENIEALVDRVEQYFQDLGEKEISAVAIGEKVVKELYHLDDVAYVRFASVYRSFKDVNEFMVELKEVLRDKQGAKEPDRVQ